Proteins found in one Leishmania major strain Friedlin complete genome, chromosome 35 genomic segment:
- a CDS encoding 60S ribosomal protein L32 (previous protein_id=AAZ14428.1): MVKPTVSKAIVKKRTKRFTRHRYELFPQLSSSWRKPRGEDSPVRRRYKGQKAMPNKGYGSDRATKYITPSGFKSFPIQNVQDLYMLVMQNRKYAGVISHTVGARSRKAIVRKAHELDVRLINSGAKLRKLESN; encoded by the coding sequence ATGGTCAAGCCGACGGTTTCGAAGGCTATCGTGAAGAAGCGCACGAAGCGCTTCACCCGCCATCGCTATGAGCTGTTCCCGCAGCTGAGCTCCAGCTGGCGCAAGCCGCGTGGTGAGGACTCCCCGGTTCGCCGCCGCTACAAGGGCCAGAAGGCAATGCCGAACAAGGGTTACGGTAGCGACCGCGCCACCAAGTACATCACCCCGTCTGGCTTCAAGAGCTTCCCGATCCAAAACGTGCAGGACCTGTACATGCTCGTGATGCAGAACCGCAAGTACGCTGGCGTCATCTCTCACACTGTCGGCGCCAGGTCTCGCAAGGCCATCGTCCGCAAGGCCCACGAGCTCGATGTCCGCCTAATCAACAGCGGTGCCAAGCTGCGCAAGCTGGAGAGCAACTAG
- a CDS encoding conserved hypothetical protein (previous protein_id=AAZ14429.1), whose product MDSLRRPGREEQQQPREFSISASGAVEAVLRFAAADAKTNRGAGSRAKTDRVVSEHKTEQCIALIDYHALEEDEISFRAGDVINVTGKGTASGFWEGYVATPVSPALATAELSDAEHSSSLSHSPSASLLSPQHQQRCTRGLFPNCLVTSNMRLKRSLSHYALQNVALCLYAYQATGDGEMSFVHGDVITAVRPSSSPGWWYGVKSGGPAWVAPGVAASNRFVDPAAATDSSASRAGRKTRAAIDAAPQGGTTAPAGDGNDEERLFPTNFVTCDVVQANFSFTGRQPHELSCKVGDIIQVHRRWNDGWWEGSLRGRRGIFPSNYTMPNVTTTAPPLFCPRCRTVYASSMLYSTCAKCMAEERVEDAMMQAVEAYARGEAAELDLFANVDISLHTPVEDASASDGEVSVDGTLRQSSREANHDDSRNLTRGLSTVIPSTCNDGGTSGRRQCRRSGSRPSEARVSLLTEKDMADLASKRVKLME is encoded by the coding sequence aTGGACAGCTTGCGGCGTCCAGGTagagaggagcagcagcaaccacgcgAATTCAGCATCAGTGcaagcggcgccgtcgaggcAGTGCTTCgctttgccgccgccgatgcaaAGACCaaccgcggcgctggcagtCGCGCTAAGACTGACCGCGTCGTCAGCGAGCACAAGACAGAGCAGTGCATCGCACTCATAGACTACCACGCGCTCGAAGAGGACGAGATCAGCTTCAGGGCCGGCGATGTAATCAACGTAACAGGGAAGGGGACTGCCTCTGGGTTCTGGGAGGGCTACGTGGCCACGCCGGTCTCTCCCGCGCTCGCTACGGCTGAGCTCAGTGACGCGGAGCACAgcagctctctctcgcactccCCCAGCGCCTCTCTACTGTCGCCAcaacaccagcagcgctgcacgcgcggccTCTTCCCGAACTGTCTCGTCACTTCCAACATGCGCCTCAAGCGCTCCTTGTCACACTACGCCTTGCAGAATGTTGCGCTGTGCCTGTACGCGTACCAGGCCACCGGCGATGGCGAAATGTCGTTCGTCCATGGCGACGTGATCACGGCGGTGCGCCCCAGCTCTTCACCAGGGTGGTGGTACGGCGTCAAAAGCGGCGGACCCGCGTGGGTGGCACCGGGCGTGGCGGCTTCCAATCGTTTTGTCGATCCAGCGGCCGCCACCGATTCCTCTGCGTCTCGCGCAGGCCGAAAAACACGGGCGGCGATcgatgcagcgccacaagGGGGCACCACCGCGCCAGCTGGTGACGGAAACGATGAGGAGCGCCTTTTTCCCACGAACTTCGTGACGTGTGACGTGGTGCAGGCCAACTTCAGCTTTACCGGTCGCCAGCCGCACGAGCTGAGCTGCAAAGTCGGCGATATCATTCAGGTGCATCGCCGTTGGAACGATGGTTGGTGGGAAGGCTCcctgcgcggccgccgcggcatctTCCCGAGTAACTACACCATGCCTAATGTCACCACAACAGCGCCACCACTCTTTTGCCCGCGGTGTCGCACCGTCTACGCGTCCAGCATGCTCTACTCGACATGCGCCAAATGCATGGCGGAGGAGCGGGTCGAGGATGCGATGATGCAGGCCGTGGAAGCGTACGCGCGCGGCGAGGCAGCAGAGCTCGACCTCTTCGCCAACGTCGACATCAGTCTACACACGCCGGTAGAGGATGCCTCTGCCAGCGACGGTGAAGTCAGCGTTGATGGAACCTTGAGGCAGTCTTCTCGCGAGGCTAACCACGACGACTCGCGCAACTTGACGCGAGGCCTCAGCACAGTCATCCCCAGCACCTGCAATGACGGAGGCACCTCTGGTCGGCGCCagtgccggcgcagcggtaGCAGACCGTCTGAGGCTCGCGTTTCGCTACTGACGGAGAAGGACATGGCTGACTTGGCCTCCAAACGGGTGAAGCTGATGGAGTGA
- a CDS encoding conserved hypothetical protein (previous protein_id=AAZ14430.1): protein MPPKKVKDLANAPVLKMAHEEQVQLLSDALLREYMHRRGFLATLKAFDEEHPRDANTISSRALMSDLMALDPADQQRMKGEGIETIMEMLCNLRVERRLETERLIAEAHMPLPQVPANYEALKNKQAVREARMAERQSRKVSSKKKPKASTSATRDHESEGAGDALQRNNRHGKHHQHRSVASLSGTSRGKEFAGITMDDLLGSSHGSSDNVNEHGSPDEEEEGCSSFDCHKAERAGARSAAKSTASHAGLSSSRTASTPAAQPAWMEVAAKQKSSSMKGNGGGGGAQPRPSDDEGDNDAGAVDSEADEDSADGVEDCGGAAMTAEQREQLCAAFQLLCGFDGSLHKSFLEQGFTFDDCADCALIQWQRGGCDGVIAPIQAFVAAYYYEREVYVGKEKRQRECLAKALCTSLEQAQPNVAKIVLLDSVWKTERDSSRYTRSHVLRQAAKPRTRCWAKMTSIQEVTEVLRDTLLTEERWMKPRGGGVVSFLFSLLVSRGVDVVQQELTKASTADSGRPSLLLPMSGRATLGLINLVLTGRAIFFRHNGVRNGNEVGYSSRLRCGLLCGDSAADLDDHDRATAVSAAPSSPLSYTNATEPQFPSWVVWHRESFSNLYMPKDTRQLFQQKLNLGGNASVDLVYWDAATEDEEFPLTATVRSIVFGAGSGSGGGARNAKSFVNTAITSVPAWSSAVIDWNGKAPLRD, encoded by the coding sequence ATGCCGCCCAAGAAAGTCAAGGATCTAGCGAATGCTCCTGTGCTCAAGATGGCACACgaggagcaggtgcagctCCTGTCTGATGCGCTACTTCGGGAGTACATGCACCGTCGCGGCTTCCTTGCGACCTTGAAGGCGTTTGATGAGGAGCATCCGCGCGACGCAAACACGATCTCCTCGCGAGCGCTCATGTCCGACCTCATGGCGCTCGACCCTGCCGATCAGCAGCGCATGAAAGGCGAGGGCATTGAAACAATCATGGAGATGCTGTGCAACTTGCGCGTTGAGCGCCGACTAGAAACGGAGAGGCTGATAGCTGAGGCGCAcatgccgctgccacaggTGCCCGCCAACTACGAGGCACTCAAGAATAAGCAAGCTGTGCGAGAGGCTCGAATGGCGGAGAGACAGTCGCGCAAAGTGTCCTCCAAGAAGAAGCCCAAGGCGTCCACTTCCGCAACGAGAGATCATGAGTCCGAAGGGGCCGGCGACGCACTCCAACGGAACAACAGGCACGGcaagcaccaccagcaccgctcGGTCGCCTCGCTAAGCGGCACGTCCCGCGGGAAAGAGTTCGCTGGCATCACGATGGACGACTTGCTTGGCAGCTCGCATGGTAGCAGCGACAATGTCAACGAACACGGCAGCCcagacgaagaggaggagggctgCAGTAGCTTCGACTGCCACAAAGCAGAGCGGGCCGGCGCGAGATCAGCTGCCAAGTCGACCGCGTCGCATGCAGGTCTGTCCTCGTCGAGGACTGCGAGCACACCAGCCGCCCAACCTGCTTGGATGGAGGTTGCCGCGAAGCAGAAGTCATCGTCGATGAAAGGGaatggtggcggcggtggagcacAACCGAGGCCCTCTGACGACGAGGGTGACAATGATGCCGGTGCAGTCGACAGCGAGGCGGACGAAGACAGCGCCGACGGTGTCGAAGActgtggaggagctgcgatGACGGCAGAGCAGCGAGAGCAGCTCTGTGCTGCTTTCCAGCTTCTCTGCGGCTTTGACGGCAGCTTGCACAAGTCCTTTCTGGAGCAGGGCTTTACTTTCGACGACTGCGCCGACTGCGCCCTCATCCAgtggcagcgaggcggctgcgacggGGTTATTGCACCCATTCAAGCCTTTGTGGCCGCCTACTACTATGAGCGCGAAGTGTATGTGGGCAAGGAGAAGCGCCAGCGCGAATGCCTTGCCAAGGCGCTGTGCACTTCCctggagcaggcgcagccgAACGTTGCCAAGATTGTGCTGCTCGACAGCGTGTGGAAGACCGAGCGTGACAGCTCTCGCTACACACGCAGCCACGTTCTGCGGCAGGCGGCGAAGCctcgcacgcgctgctgggCGAAGATGACGAGCATACAGGAGGTCActgaggtgctgcgcgacacaCTACTCACCGAGGAGCGCTGGATGAAGCCACGCGGCGGGGGCGTTGTGAGCTTCTTGTTCTCACTGCTCGTCTCACGCGGGGTGGatgtggtgcagcaggagctcACAAAGGCGAGCACCGCCGATAGCGGGCGTCCGTCGCTGCTTCTTCCCATGTCTGGCCGCGCGACGCTGGGTCTCATCAATCTTGTCTTGACGGGTCGCGCCATTTTCTTTCGTCACAACGGGGTGCGGAACGGAAATGAAGTGGGGTACTCTTCCAGACTCCGCTGCGGGCTTCTCTGCGGCGATTCTGCCGCCGATTTGGATGACCACGACCGAGCCACTGCCGTcagtgcggcgccgtcgtctccGCTTTCCTACACGAATGCAACGGAGCCGCAATTTCCCAGCTGGGTGGTGTGGCACCGGGAGAGCTTCTCGAATCTGTACATGCCCAAGGATACGCGGCAGTTGTTTCAACAAAAGCTGAACTTGGGCGGGAACGCATCTGTCGATCTGGTCTACTGGGACGCCGCAACGGAGGACGAGGAATTCCCTctgacggcgacggtgcgcagcatcgtcttcggtgccggcagcggcagtggtggtggtgcgcgtAATGCCAAGTCGTTTGTTAACACCGCCATCACATCGGTTCCAGCGTGGTCTTCGGCGGTGATTGACTGGAATGGGAAGGCGCCTCTGCGTGATTGA